From the Cucurbita pepo subsp. pepo cultivar mu-cu-16 chromosome LG05, ASM280686v2, whole genome shotgun sequence genome, one window contains:
- the LOC111794574 gene encoding protein ALP1-like, which produces MDQSFLLMLSTLLHFHNYLDPTISLLPSTPSSASSPSSASLNSPTSLLSSSSAAPLLFFTIASVLSFIASSRPNSPSSPSAASTTTPPPPTSSSSNYSVSAFRAFSTDHIWSLEAPLRDAHWRSLYGISHPVFTTIVDKLKPHIALSNLSLPSDYAVAMVLSRLCHGLSAKTLAARFSLEPYLVSKITNMVTRLLATKLYAEFIKIPVSRRRLIETTQAFEKLTSLPNMCGAIDSSPIKLRRLPADQSISTNYNCRFGYPSVLLQVVADNKKIFWDVCVKAPGGSDDASHFRDSLMYHRLTSGDIVWDKVINVRGHHVRPYIAGDWGYPLLSFLLTPFSPNGIGTPAQNLFDGMLMKGRSVVVDAIGLLKARWKILQDLNVGLSHAPQTIVACCVLHNLCQIAKEPEPEPLKDPEETGPAPDILDSEKSLCYYGESVRQALADDLHHRLSSR; this is translated from the coding sequence ATGGATCAATCCTTCTTACTAATGCTCTCAACCCTCCTTCATTTCCACAACTACCTAGATCCCACCATTTCCCTCCTCCCCTCCACTCCCTCCTCCGCCTCCTCCCCTTCCTCCGCCTCCCTCAACTCCCCAACCTCCctcctctcctcctcctccgccgcacctctcctcttcttcacCATCGCCTCCGTTCTCTCCTTCATCGCCTCCTCTCGCCCCAACTCACCTTCCTCCCCTTCTGCTGCCTCCACCACCACTCCCCCTCCtcccacctcctcctcctccaatTACTCCGTCTCCGCCTTCCGCGCCTTCTCCACTGACCACATCTGGTCCCTCGAAGCCCCTCTTCGCGATGCCCATTGGCGCTCCCTCTATGGCATCTCCCATCCTGTCTTCACCACCATCGTTGACAAACTCAAACCCCACATTGCCCTCTccaatctctctctcccttccGATTATGCCGTTGCCATGGTCCTCTCCCGTCTCTGCCATGGCCTCTCCGCTAAAACCCTAGCTGCTCGTTTCTCCCTCGAACCCTATCTCGTTTCCAAAATCACCAACATGGTCACCCGTCTTTTGGCCACCAAACTCTACGCTGAATTCATCAAAATTCCGGTCAGTCGTCGGCGCTTGATTGAAACAACTCAagcatttgaaaaattgaCTTCTCTACCCAATATGTGTGGCGCCATTGATAGCAGTCCAATCAAGCTTCGTCGATTGCCTGCCGACCAGAGCATTTCGACTAATTACAATTGCCGATTTGGGTATCCATCGGTTCTGCTTCAGGTCGTTGCTGACAACAAGAAGATCTTCTGGGATGTATGCGTTAAAGCTCCTGGTGGCAGTGATGATGCCAGCCATTTTAGGGATAGTCTAATGTACCATAGGCTTACTTCTGGTGATATTGTATGGGATAAGGTTATCAATGTTAGGGGTCACCATGTTCGTCCCTACATTGCTGGAGATTGGGGCTATCCTCTGTTGTCTTTCCTGTTGACACCATTTTCGCCAAACGGCATCGGCACGCCTGCACAGAACCTGTTCGATGGAATGCTAATGAAGGGTCGGTCTGTTGTGGTTGACGCAATTGGGTTGCTGAAGGCTAGGTGGAAGATTCTTCAGGATTTGAATGTTGGTTTAAGCCATGCTCCACAGACCATTGTTGCTTGTTGTGTATTGCATAATTTGTGTCAAATTGCTAAGGAGCCAGAGCCTGAACCTTTGAAGGATCCAGAGGAGACAGGCCCTGCGCCTGACATCCTTGACAGTGAGAAATCCTTGTGTTACTATGGTGAAAGTGTGAGGCAGGCGTTGGCTGATGATTTGCATCATAGGCTTTCATCGAGATAG
- the LOC111796077 gene encoding uncharacterized protein LOC111796077 — protein MASSSSTAILVLVVSCMSVVCSARHPKRIVVGGSQTWEFGMDYSDCALKNGPFYVNDVLVFRYPAPNGFGSPHSVYLLPNLESFSNCDFSKAREVANTSQGEGDGFEFVLEQSKTYYFACGERNGLHCVDGNMKFSVLPKAY, from the exons ATGGCTTCCTCGTCTTCCACCGCCATCCTCGTCCTCGTTGTCTCTTGCATGTCGGTTGTCTGTTCGGCCCGACATCCGAAAAGGATCGTCGTCGGCGGTTCTCAAACTTGGGAGTTTGGCATGGACTATAGTGATTGTGCGTTAAAAAATGGCCCTTTTTATGTTAATGATGTTCTTG TTTTCAGGTACCCGGCTCCGAATGGATTCGGATCTCCTCATAGTGTTTATTTGTTACCGAACTTGGAGAGTTTCTCGAACTGTGATTTTTCAAAGGCTCGAGAGGTAGCGAATACAAGCCAAGGAGAAGGAGATGGGTTCGAGTTCGTGCTCGAACAATCTAAGACTTACTACTTTGCTTGTGGTGAACGCAATGGGTTGCATTGCGTTGATGGAAACATGAAATTCTCTGTGTTACCAAAAGCTTACTAG